One part of the Streptomyces sp. AM 2-1-1 genome encodes these proteins:
- a CDS encoding FdhF/YdeP family oxidoreductase: MATKPPTGDPVQDAPKVRQAQHAAAGLPAVAHSLLMAQQQMGVGRTARTLLKVNQKNGFDCPGCAWPEGDRRHTAEFCENGAKAVAEEATLRRVTPEFFAAHPVSDLAGRSGYWLGQQGRITQPVYLPEGADTYEAIGWDDAFAIIAEELRGLGSPDEALFYTSGRTSNEAAFLLQLFAREYGTNNLPDCSNMCHESSGSALMETIGIGKGSVSLEDLHQADLIIVAGQNPGTNHPRMLSALEKAKHAGAKIISVNPLPEAGLERFKNPQTPRGMIRGTALTDLFLQIRLGGDQALFRLLNKLILQTEGAVDTAFVDEHTHGYEEFARAAQEADWDDTLTATGLERADIEKALALVLASERTIVCWAMGLTQHKHSVPTIREVVNFLLLRGNIGRPGAGVCPVRGHSNVQGDRTMGIYERPAPAFLDALDKEFGITSPRHHGYDVVRAIRALRDGDAKVFFAMGGNFVAATPDTAVTEAAMRRARLTVHVSTKLNRSHAVTGSRALILPTLGRTDKDVQAGGKQFVTVEDSMSMVHASRGNLAPASPHLLSEPAIVARMARAVLGPGSATPWEEFERDYGTIRDRISRVVPGFEDFNARVARPGGFTLPHGPRDARRFPTATGKANFTAAPVEYPELPAGRLLLQTLRSHDQYNTTIYGLDDRYRGITNGRRVVLVHPEDARELGLADGAHTDLVSEWKDGTERRAPGFRVVHYPTARGCAAAYYPETNVLVPLDSTADTSNTPASKSVVVRFESAG, from the coding sequence TCATGGCCCAGCAGCAGATGGGGGTGGGGCGCACCGCGCGGACGCTCCTCAAGGTCAACCAGAAGAACGGTTTCGACTGCCCGGGGTGCGCCTGGCCGGAGGGCGACCGGCGGCACACCGCGGAGTTCTGCGAGAACGGGGCCAAGGCCGTCGCCGAGGAGGCGACGCTGCGCCGCGTCACCCCGGAGTTCTTCGCCGCCCACCCGGTCTCCGACCTGGCCGGCCGCAGCGGTTACTGGCTCGGCCAGCAGGGCCGGATCACGCAGCCGGTGTACCTCCCCGAGGGCGCGGACACCTACGAGGCGATCGGGTGGGACGACGCTTTCGCCATCATTGCTGAAGAACTCCGTGGGCTCGGCTCCCCCGACGAGGCGCTCTTCTACACCTCCGGCCGCACCAGCAACGAGGCCGCGTTCCTCCTCCAGCTCTTCGCCCGCGAGTACGGCACGAACAACCTTCCGGACTGCTCCAACATGTGCCACGAGTCGTCCGGCTCCGCGCTCATGGAGACCATCGGCATCGGCAAGGGCAGCGTCTCCCTGGAAGACCTGCACCAGGCCGATCTGATCATCGTCGCGGGCCAGAACCCCGGCACCAACCACCCGCGCATGCTCTCCGCGCTGGAGAAGGCCAAGCACGCCGGGGCGAAGATCATCTCGGTCAATCCACTCCCCGAGGCCGGTCTGGAGCGCTTCAAGAACCCGCAGACCCCCCGGGGCATGATCCGGGGCACCGCGCTGACCGACCTCTTCCTCCAGATACGCCTCGGCGGCGACCAGGCTCTCTTCCGTCTGCTCAACAAGCTGATCCTGCAGACCGAGGGCGCCGTGGACACCGCTTTCGTCGACGAACACACCCACGGGTACGAGGAGTTCGCGCGCGCCGCGCAGGAGGCCGACTGGGACGACACCCTCACCGCCACCGGGCTGGAACGCGCCGACATCGAGAAGGCCCTCGCTCTGGTCCTCGCCTCCGAGCGCACCATCGTCTGCTGGGCGATGGGTCTCACCCAGCACAAGCACTCCGTGCCCACCATCCGCGAAGTCGTCAACTTCCTCCTGCTGCGCGGGAACATCGGCCGCCCCGGCGCCGGCGTCTGCCCCGTGCGCGGCCACTCCAACGTCCAGGGCGACCGCACCATGGGCATCTACGAGCGCCCCGCACCCGCCTTCCTCGACGCCCTCGACAAGGAGTTCGGCATCACCTCACCGCGCCACCACGGGTACGACGTGGTGCGCGCCATCCGCGCCCTGCGCGACGGCGACGCCAAGGTCTTCTTCGCGATGGGCGGCAACTTCGTCGCCGCCACCCCCGACACCGCGGTCACCGAGGCGGCGATGCGCCGGGCCCGCCTCACCGTCCACGTGTCGACCAAGCTCAACCGCTCGCACGCCGTCACCGGCAGCCGCGCCCTCATCCTGCCGACCCTCGGGCGCACCGACAAGGACGTCCAGGCCGGCGGCAAGCAGTTCGTCACCGTCGAGGACTCCATGAGCATGGTGCACGCCTCCCGCGGCAACCTCGCCCCCGCGAGCCCGCACCTGCTCTCCGAACCCGCCATCGTGGCCCGCATGGCGCGCGCCGTCCTCGGACCCGGTTCGGCCACGCCCTGGGAGGAGTTCGAGAGGGACTACGGCACCATCCGCGACCGCATCTCCCGTGTCGTGCCGGGCTTCGAGGACTTCAACGCCCGCGTCGCCCGCCCGGGCGGCTTCACCCTCCCCCACGGGCCGCGCGACGCCCGCCGCTTCCCCACGGCCACCGGCAAGGCCAATTTCACCGCGGCGCCCGTCGAGTACCCCGAACTCCCCGCCGGCAGGCTGCTCCTGCAGACCCTGCGCTCCCACGACCAGTACAACACCACGATCTACGGGCTCGACGACCGCTACCGCGGTATCACGAACGGCCGGCGTGTCGTCCTCGTCCACCCCGAGGACGCCCGCGAACTCGGCCTCGCCGACGGCGCCCACACCGACCTCGTCAGCGAGTGGAAGGACGGCACCGAGCGCCGCGCGCCCGGCTTCCGCGTCGTCCACTACCCCACCGCCCGGGGGTGCGCCGCCGCCTACTACCCCGAGACGAATGTCCTCGTGCCGCTCGACTCGACCGCCGACACCAGCAACACCCCCGCCAGCAAGTCGGTCGTGGTGCGCTTCGAGAGCGCCGGCTGA